One segment of Macrotis lagotis isolate mMagLag1 chromosome 1, bilby.v1.9.chrom.fasta, whole genome shotgun sequence DNA contains the following:
- the MRPL39 gene encoding large ribosomal subunit protein mL39 isoform X1: MAGRVVRRLRLPWSGKKFIATAPSFQLSANEVTKRRNELFDSEKKRQLSLNPRTEKIEVKHIGKSDPGAVFLMNKNLSTPYNCAMHLSEWYCKKSILALVDGQPWDMNKPLTKSCEIKFLTFKDEDPEEVNKAYWRSCAMMMGCVIERAFKDEYAVTLVRVPEIPVIAGAFCYDVILDKRLDEWTPTAEHLRSFTKDAHILISRDLPFETLDVEAKLALEIFQHNKYKMQFIEEKASENPERIVKLYRFGDFVDVTEGPLISRTSICFHYEVSAVHNLQNAQLDHLRRFQGLSLPVHLRVHHTIWHKLLERSRKIVTEDESKATMENASV; encoded by the exons AGTTTATAGCCACCGCTCCTTCTTTTCAACTATCAGCTAATGAGGTCACTAAGAGGAGAAATGAGCTCTTTGACAGTGAGAAGAAGAGACAGTTGTCGCTCAATCCTAGAACTGAGAAGATTGAAGTTAAACACATTGGAAAGTCTGACCCTGGTGCTGTATTTTTGATGAATAAAAATCTCTCAACACCCTATAATTGTGCTATGC ATTTAAGTGAATGGTATTGCAAGAAATCCATTTTGGCTCTTGTGGATGGACAGCCCTGGGACATGAATAAGCCTCTGACCAAGTCATGTGAAATTAaatttctaacttttaaggatGAAGATCCTGAGGAAGTGAACAAG GCCTATTGGCGTTCTTGTGCCATGATGATGGGGTGTGTGATAGAAAGGGCATTCAAAGATGAATATGCAGTTACTTTAGTCAGAGTTCCAGAAATTCCAG TGATTGCTGGAGCCTTTTGCTATGATGTCATTTTGGACAAAAGACTTGATGAATGGACTCCAACAGCT gaaCACCTGCGTTCTTTCACAAAGGATGCTCATATCTTAATTAGTAGAGATCTTCCATTTGAAACTTTGGATGTTGAAGCAAAATTGGCATTAGAAATCTTTCAACATAACAA GTACAAAATGCAGTTTATAGAAGAGAAAGCATCAGAGAATCCTGAGAGGATAGTAAAACTATACAG atttggTGACTTTGTGGATGTTACTGAGGGTCCCCTCATTTCAAGGACAAGTATTTGCTTCCATTATGAAGTTTCAGCAGTTCATAATCTTCAAAATGCTCAACTAGATCATCTACGAAGATTCCAGGGCCTTTCTTTACCAGTTCACTTAAGA gtaCATCATACTATATGGCACAAGCTATTGGAAAGGTCTCGGAAAATA GTAACAGAAGATGAAAGTAAAGCAACAATGGAAAATGCTTCTGTTTGA
- the MRPL39 gene encoding large ribosomal subunit protein mL39 isoform X2, giving the protein MAGRVVRRLRLPWSEFIATAPSFQLSANEVTKRRNELFDSEKKRQLSLNPRTEKIEVKHIGKSDPGAVFLMNKNLSTPYNCAMHLSEWYCKKSILALVDGQPWDMNKPLTKSCEIKFLTFKDEDPEEVNKAYWRSCAMMMGCVIERAFKDEYAVTLVRVPEIPVIAGAFCYDVILDKRLDEWTPTAEHLRSFTKDAHILISRDLPFETLDVEAKLALEIFQHNKYKMQFIEEKASENPERIVKLYRFGDFVDVTEGPLISRTSICFHYEVSAVHNLQNAQLDHLRRFQGLSLPVHLRVHHTIWHKLLERSRKIVTEDESKATMENASV; this is encoded by the exons AGTTTATAGCCACCGCTCCTTCTTTTCAACTATCAGCTAATGAGGTCACTAAGAGGAGAAATGAGCTCTTTGACAGTGAGAAGAAGAGACAGTTGTCGCTCAATCCTAGAACTGAGAAGATTGAAGTTAAACACATTGGAAAGTCTGACCCTGGTGCTGTATTTTTGATGAATAAAAATCTCTCAACACCCTATAATTGTGCTATGC ATTTAAGTGAATGGTATTGCAAGAAATCCATTTTGGCTCTTGTGGATGGACAGCCCTGGGACATGAATAAGCCTCTGACCAAGTCATGTGAAATTAaatttctaacttttaaggatGAAGATCCTGAGGAAGTGAACAAG GCCTATTGGCGTTCTTGTGCCATGATGATGGGGTGTGTGATAGAAAGGGCATTCAAAGATGAATATGCAGTTACTTTAGTCAGAGTTCCAGAAATTCCAG TGATTGCTGGAGCCTTTTGCTATGATGTCATTTTGGACAAAAGACTTGATGAATGGACTCCAACAGCT gaaCACCTGCGTTCTTTCACAAAGGATGCTCATATCTTAATTAGTAGAGATCTTCCATTTGAAACTTTGGATGTTGAAGCAAAATTGGCATTAGAAATCTTTCAACATAACAA GTACAAAATGCAGTTTATAGAAGAGAAAGCATCAGAGAATCCTGAGAGGATAGTAAAACTATACAG atttggTGACTTTGTGGATGTTACTGAGGGTCCCCTCATTTCAAGGACAAGTATTTGCTTCCATTATGAAGTTTCAGCAGTTCATAATCTTCAAAATGCTCAACTAGATCATCTACGAAGATTCCAGGGCCTTTCTTTACCAGTTCACTTAAGA gtaCATCATACTATATGGCACAAGCTATTGGAAAGGTCTCGGAAAATA GTAACAGAAGATGAAAGTAAAGCAACAATGGAAAATGCTTCTGTTTGA